One segment of Alnus glutinosa chromosome 2, dhAlnGlut1.1, whole genome shotgun sequence DNA contains the following:
- the LOC133860624 gene encoding B3 domain-containing transcription factor FUS3 — MMMDQQTVHEKPEAACGLLAGVEPELRLVTVEGDNSTHNGSGWIGETRDLVAAVTGFSVLHRKKRMPRQRRSSTIQHLSFAPSTSHVPPFPLQGLPSLPAREIDPRRLRFLFQKELKNSDVGSLRRMVLPKKAAEAHLPVLESKEGVFISMDDLDGLHVWSFKYRYWPNNNSRMYVLENTGDFVTTHGLQLGDFIMIYQDNQNQNYVIQAKKASDQDVFTDITRNAVNDLFLHDYEPTKQDSFYEDYPTVLDDTSMSFIYDSTATFSNDSPLDFLGGSLTNYSRIGSLEGFGSDAQEFSLDDFPFH; from the exons ATGATGATGGACCAACAAACGGTTCATGAGAAACCCGAGGCGGCCTGTGGTTTGCTGGCAGGTGTAGAGCCTGAGCTTCGGCTTGTCACCGTGGAGGGGGACAACTCCACCCATAACGGGTCGGGTTGGATCGGAGAGACCCGTGACCTTGTAGCTGCTGTTACAGGTTTCAGTGTACTCCACAGGAAGAAAAGGATGCCAAGACAGAGGAGATCATCCACCATTCAACATCTGTCTTTTGCTCCCTCCACCTCGCACGTGCCACCATTCCCACTCCAAGGCCTTCCCTCTCTCCCTGCTCGT GAAATTGATCCGAGAAGGTTGAGATTCCTATTCCAAAAGGAGCTTAAGAACAGTGATGTAGGCTCCCTCAGGAGAATGGTACTCCCAAAG AAAGCAGCAGAGGCTCACCTCCCTGTCCTAGAGTCCAAGGAAGGAGTTTTTATCAGCATGGACGACTTGGATGGCCTGCATGTATGGAGTTTCAAGTACAG GTATTGGCCTAATAACAACAGCCGAATGTATGTACTAGAAAATACAG GGGATTTTGTGACTACGCATGGCTTACAGCTCGGAGACTTCATCATGATTTACCAAGACAACCAAAACCAGAACTAC GTAATTCAGGCTAAAAAGGCTTCTGATCAAGATGTATTTACTGACATAACTAGAAATGCAGTTAACGACCTCTTTCTTCATGATTATGAGCCTACTAAACAAGATTCCTTTTATGAGGATTATCCGACGGTACTGGATGATACGAGTATGTCATTTATCTACGACAGTACCGCAACCTTCTCAAATGACTCGCCGCTTGATTTTTTGGGCGGCTCCTTGACAAACTACTCAAGAATCGGATCTTTGGAAGGCTTCGGATCTGATGCTCAAGAATTCTCTCTTGATGACTTCCCCTTCCATTGA
- the LOC133860075 gene encoding V-type proton ATPase subunit C — protein sequence MATRYWVVSLTVQNSASSHWNRLQEQISKHSFDTPLYRFNIPNLRVGTLDSLLSLSDDLVKSNSFVEGVSHKIRRQIEELEKVSSVESNALTVDGVPVDSYLTRFVWDEAKYPTMSPLREVVDSIHGQVAKIEDDLKVRVAEYNNVRSQLNAINRKQSGSLAVRDLSNLVKPEDIITSEHLVTLLAVVPKYSQKDWLASYETLTSYVVPRSSKMLYEDNEYALYTVTLFRRVADNFRTSARERGFQVRDFEYSPEAQESRKQELEKLMHDQESLRSSLLQWCYTSYGEVFSSWMHFCAVRVFAESILRYGLPPSFLACVLAPSARSEKKVRTILEGLCDNANSTYWKTEDEVGGVMAGLGGDADAHPYVSFTINLI from the exons ATGGCGACAAGATACTGGGTGGTCTCTCTTACGGTTCAGAACTCAGCATCTTCTCATTGGAACCGATTGCAAGAGCAAATCTCCAAGCATTCCTTCGACACTCCTCTCTACAGA TTCAATATTCCTAATCTCCGTGTTGGAACCCTAGACTCTCTCCTCTCCCTCAGCGATGATCTCGTAAAG TCAAACAGTTTTGTAGAAGGAGTGTCGCACAAGATCAGGCGTCAGATCGAGGAATTGGAGAAGGTATCGAGCGTGGAGAGCAATGCTTTAACCGTGGATGGAGTACCAGTTGATTCTTACCTCACTAG GTTTGTTTGGGATGAAGCAAAGTACCCAACTATGTCGCCCCTGCGGGAGGTTGTGGATAGTATTCATGGTCAAGTGGCAAAGATTGAAGATGATCTCAAG GTTCGTGTTGCTGAATACAACAATGTGCGGAGTCAGCTTAATGCTATAAACCGAAAGCAAAGTGGAag CTTAGCTGTGCGGGATCTCTCAAATCTAGTGAAACCAGAGGATATAATTACCTCAGAACATCTAGTGACTCTCCTCGCAGTTGTTCCAAAGTATTCACAGAAAGACTGGTTGGCCAGCTATGAGACTTTGACTAGCTATGTG GTCCCCAGGTCCTCCAAAATGTTGTATGAGGATAATGAATATGCACTTTATACTGTAACACTCTTTCGTCGTGTTGCAGACAATTTTAGAACAAGTGCACGTGAAAGAGGTTTTCAA GTTCGTGATTTCGAATATAGTCCGGAGGCACAAGAGAGTCGGAAACAGGAGTTAGAAAAACTAATGCATGACCAGGAAAGTTTGAGAAGTTCTCTTTTGCAGTGGTGCTATACCAGTTATGGGgag GTTTTCAGCTCCTGGATGCATTTTTGTGCTGTACGTGTTTTTGCAGAGAGCATTCTGAGATATGGTCTCCCGCCGTCTTTCTTG GCGTGTGTTTTAGCTCCGTCAGCAAGAAGTGAGAAGAAAGTACGCACAATCCTTGAAGGGTTGTGTGACAATGCAAACAG CACATACTGGAAAACTGAAGATGAAGTTGGAGGAGTGATGGCTGGTCTGGGAGGTGATGCTGATGCCCATCCATACGTTTCCTTCACAATCAATCTCATATGA